The sequence below is a genomic window from Candidatus Hydrogenedentota bacterium.
GCCGTGGTACCGAGCAGGTATGCCCGGTGGTGTGAGAGGGGGAGAGGGGCAACCCTTCCCCCCTACTCGATCAATCTGAATTCGACACTAGACGCCGTGTCCCTTGACCTATGTTCCGCTGGACGCGGCTTGGGGCATGCAGAACGAGTTCATGACGATCGAGGTACGCGTGGCGGAGGCGTTTTCGTGCGCGTATGTCATCCTGGAGGAGACGCATGCGTTGCTGAAGAAGATCGCGCTGTTTCACCCGCATCCGACGCAGATCAAGCGAAGCGTCGAATCGTTGGGGGGACTCATCGCGTTATGACGTTGTCGTTTTGGTAATGTCGCACCTTGTCTTCGAGAACGTCCAGCATTCCCTGTGAGCTGTCGACACCTGTAACATGACCCCCCTGGGTTGCCAGTTGAAGCGTCAACAGACCCGTACCGCAACCAAAATCAAGCACGGCTATGCAAGGATTCAGGACAACGGTGTCGGTTATCGCCGCGAACAGATCTTTGGCCAGTTGTACCCGACGCGGTTCTTCGTCCCACGTCACTGCCTTCAAGTCAAAATGGCGTTTGCCGCTCGCCACAATCAGCGATCCTCATTTGCGCACGTGCGCCCTATCCTAAGGCGGCTCAGCCGCAATACATCAATCAAGGGCATGATTTCTTTGTCCGCAACTTCAGTGTTTCACACACAGACGTTGTGGACAAAGAAACTAACAGGCCGCGCACAAGTGACCCATTTCGGATTCAGAATCAAGGGCCTGGGAGGATTTTGGTGACGCGTATCGCGCGGGATATACCTCTCGCACCCATTGTTTGAATGGCATATTGCTGCCTTCGTAAAGATCAACCACCTGCCCGATGGGCGCGTTCTTGAACATGGGGCCGAATTGTCTGCGCGCCGTGGCGGTATCTGCGCCCTGGAGAAGCAAGTAGCAGGCGGCGGCTACGCCGGTACGATGGGTCCCGCCTTCACAATGGGCCAGAAACGGCTTTTTGCCTGACTCGATGACGGCAACGAACCTCGCAAGCGATTCCGGGTCAGGTAACCGCCCCTTCGACCAGGCAAAATCCTCATGCGCCACGCCAAGCTTCCGGCAAACCGCCACTTCATTGTCATACCATGGCGCCCCCGGATTGTGCCCCCGCAGGTTGATGACGGTCTGGATTCCGCGCTTCTTGATCGCCGCTTCCAACGCCTTCCCGCTCATCTGGCGGGAACCATAGAAGGCGCCCTTTTCGACAGTCCGAAAGTTGTGTCCTGGAAAATACATCCATAGCGGAACGGCCAAAACCAGAGCGACAGCACCAACCAAGATCGCTACGATTTTGATCGCCTTTCTCATCGATGACACTCCAGGGATAGGCTCAATGATCACAGACGTTTTCACCCGATTGCAGGGCGCCTTCAAGGTAAGCCTTCACGAGATCCTCGATGGCGTCGGCAGGAGCGCCTACCACGACTTGAATGCCTTGCTCGGCAAATAGAGACTGGGCGCGCGAACCCATTCCGCCAGCGATAATCACATTCGCGCCCTTTTCGCCCAACCAGCGCGGGAGCAGTCCAGGCTGGTGTTCGGGTGCGTCCACCATTTCCGTCTTGATAATTCGTTTTGTCGGAGGGTCCACGTCCACCAGCGCGAACTGTTCGCAATGGCCGAAGTGCATGGCCAGTCTTCCATCGGCAATTGGTAAGGCAATACGCATTGGTTTGATCTCCTCTTTTGTTTGTGTCGGCGTCTTCGCGCCGTCGAGTGCAAGAATGGGTTGAATTACACGTTCGAACGCCTTGGCGGTTTCGCTTCGGGCGTAGTGATGCACATAGGGCGCGCCGGCGTCACAGGCTTCGGCGACCTGCGGGTCCAGCGGAATGCGGCCCAGGAACGGCACGCCCATATCGTTCGCCATCCGTTCACCGCCGCCGGTCTTGAAAATATGCGTGACCTCGCTGCAATGAGGACATACAAATCCGCTCATGTTCTCGACAACGCCCAATACCGGCAGCCCCAGCTGGCGGCAGAAGCCAATGGACCTGCGGACATCGGCCACAGAGACATCCTGTGGCGTTGTTACAATCACGGCGCCGTCCGCATTCTCGATAAGTTGGCAGACGGATAGCGGCTCATCGCCTGTTCCCGGCGGCGAATCGATCACGAGGTAATCCAGTTCGCCCCAGTCGGTGTCTTTCAGGAACTGTTTGATGACACCCATCTTCATGGGCCCGCGCCAAATGACGGCGTCATCCGTGCTGCGGAGAAAGAACCCGATGGACAGCACTTTCATGTCCCCGACTTCTATCGGCAGAATAGTGCTGCCTTCGTTCATTACGGGCGCGCCTTCCAGATGCAGCATCTTAGGGATGCTGGGACCGTGGATGTCCACATCCAGCAATCCAACGTGTTTCCCTGCCAAGGACAGCGACACGGCGAGATTGACCGCAACGGTGCTCTTGCCGACGCCGCCTTTGCCGGAGAGCACGAGCACCTTGTGTTTGATTTGGCATAGCCGCCGCGCGAGTTCTTGGCGGTCCAGGTAGTCTTGTTCGCTTTCTCCCTGTCGTCGGCCCTTGGCTGAGCAACTGTCCGTGGCGCAGGACCCGCAAGAACCCGTCTTCTGTCTATCCAAGAAGTCCTGTGCGGCGGCTTTCATTACATTGGCCGCCAACAACGCGCAATGCCGGTGGTCATCTGGAAACGGTTCCAACTTGCCCACAATATCCGCCGGTTTTATTTCGAGAGCGCTTTGGATGGGCCGGCCGACAACCAACTCCGTAGCCATACTGCCGCAAGCGCGCGAAGGTTCACACCCTGTTGTGGTGAAAGTCGCGGCTCTTATCATTCCATTTTCGACACGGAGCCATATCTCCACGGTGTCGCCACAAGGTCCGGTTATGCAAGCATGCGCATTCCAGTTGTCAAGCAGCCCATAATTCCGCGGTCTTGTCGCGTGGTCGCGAGCAACCTCGGAAAAGCCTTCAGTATTCGTGCATTCCATGTGTTTCTCCAACGTTGTGAGGACGGTCCTCTTCCACTAGACATCCACGGCGAAAACCGTAAATCTGCGAACTATTCATGGGTTGCGATTCCTTCCGCAACACATGCGAGCGCCTGTTTCAGATCGGCCAAGAGCTTGTCGGGCGGCTCGATTCCTACCGACAGCCGAACGGTATTCTTCCTGACGCCGAACGTGGTTCGTCGCTCCGGCGGCAGGTAGAGCATCGTCGTCAGATGAGGGATACAGATGAGTGATTCGGTCGCGCCAAGACTCACCGCATGGTAGATCCGCTGCAGTGCGGCGATGAACCGCTTGGCGTGCTCCTCGTCTTGGCCCACATCGAAAGCGATCATTCCGCCAAAACCGCGATGCATCTGGCGAAGCGCCACGGCATGATTCGGATGACTCGCCAGCCCGGGGTATGAAACACGAGACACCTTGGGATGTTCCTCGAGGAATTCCGCTATTGCTTGGGCTCCGCGCGCCATGGCTTCTGCGCGCAATTCAAACGTCTTGAGTCCCCGATCCAGCAGAAAGGCCGAGTAAGCATCCAAGGTTGTGCCGATAGCCTGGCGGGTAAACCACAGTCTGTTGTAGTGTTCCTTTGACCCGGTGATGGCCCCAGCCATGAGGTCGTTATGTCCGCCCAAGGCCTTGGTGGCGCTATGGACAACGAGGTCGGCGCCCAGGACCAGTGGGTTTTGGTGATACGGCGTGGCAAACGTGTTGTCCACAACGACCATGGCGCCGACCGTGTCTGCGGCTTCACGCATGGCCGCCACGTCTATGATCTTGCACAGGGGATTGGTGGGTGTTTCAAGGAAGATCATCCTCGTGTTGGGTTGGATTCGGTCTCCAATCTGGTCGGCATCATCCGCATCTATCCACGTGAAGGCCACCCCGAGGCGTTCGAGAATCAAAGACACTTTGTAGTTGGCGCCATAGGTGTCATGGAAGAGAATTACATGGTCGCCTGTCTGCAGATAAGTGAGGAAGACCATAGTACAGGCGGCCATACCGGAGGTGCAGACAACACAGTCCTCGGCTTCCTCTAATGCCGCGATCTTCTTCTCGACTACCCGCACAGTTGGATTATCGTCGCGGTGGTAGGTGTAACCATCAATTTCCCCGTCCGTGATCTGCCGCAAGACCTCGAACGATGTGTATTCGTAGTTCACAGCATTCACGATGGGCGTGACCATTGGGCGATTGCCGTAAGGCGTAAGGGGATCCGGACGCATCGAGAGGCCCCTTATAGTTTGCCGGCGAGCGGCGAAGGCACGGCAAAGGTGCGCGATCCCAATCCTCCGTCCATCATGAGTAATCCGTTTCCTCCACCTTTCATCATGTGCAGTCGCGCCAGGATCTGGCTGGCATTGGCCTCTTCTTCCACTTGTTCAGTCACGAACCATTGAAGCATGGCGCGAGTCGCATGGTCGGATTCCTTGATCGCCAGATCCATTAGTTTGTTGATGGAGTCCGTAATGAACTGCTCATGGGCGAGCGTTTTCTCGAAGACGTCTACCGCCGACTTGAATGTAGTGGGCGGCGCGTCTACGGCGCCGAGTGTGACCTTGCCGCCCCTTTCACACGTGTAGTTAAAGAAGATCAGGGCGTGGCAACTTTCCTCTTGCGCCTGGAGACGCATCCATTTCGCAAACCCCGGCAGGTTTTCGCCTTCGAAATACGCCGACATGGCCATGTACAAATAGGCCGAATGAAATTCCTTGGTGATCTGGTCGTTCAAAGCCTTGAGCATTTTGTCGCTCAACATGGGGCGATTCTCCTTTCTTCTGCTAGCGGTTATACCGTATCTTTGCTAGAATCATCTGAACCCAACAGGGATTCGATGCCTATCCATAAGTCCTTGATATCGCGGCTGACGCCGTCGGATGAGAATTCCAGCACGCTCTTGCCGGCCACTTGCGCGGCCGTGACGGCCCGGTCGTATCGAATCCGTCCCAGAGGTTTGGCGCCCAGCGCCAATGCGGACGCTTCAATCGCCTCGCTCATACCGGGATTCAGGTCCCATTTGTTGATACACGCTACGGTGGGGATGTGAAAATGGCGCGCCAGTTCGGCCACGCGTTTCAGATCATGTTGGCCGCTGAGCGTAGGCTCCGTAACGATCAGGACGAGAGACGCCCCGGTAATACTGGCAATTACAGGACACCCGATGCCGGGGGGGCCATCAACCAGGACGAGATCCTTGTTCTCGTTTTGGGCAAGCCGCCTTGCCTGTTGACGGACGAGGCTGACAAGTTTCCCCGAGTTTTCCGCGGCAATACCGAGTCGCGCATGGACCATCGGGCCGTGGCGTGTGTCTGACAGGCACCATTCTCCCGCGAGACGCTCCGGGAAATCGATAGCCTTGGCAGGGCATACATCAACGCAGACGCCGCAGCCTTCGCACGCCAGCGGCTCGACGCGATAGACAATGCCCGCTTTCGCCACAACCGGTTGAATCGCCTCAAAACGACATTGGGAAAGGCAGAAGCCGCATCCCTTGCAGGTTTGAGGATTGATGGCGGCCTCGTGGCCGCAGCGAAACTCATGGCGTGACCGGACCTCGGGCTGCAGAACCAGATGCAGATCGGCGGCATCCACGTCACAATCCGCCAGAACCTTATTGGATGCCAGGGAAGCGAACGCTGCAACCACGCTTGTCTTGCCTGTTCCGCCTTTTCCGCTAATAACCACGAGCTCTTTCATGAGATTACTTCCTCGTTGGCGTCATGGACATATTCAAAGAAGACGCCGCTAGCGAAACGCCTTTGGACTATCTTGCCCTGACCAATAAGGCCCTCGACGAGTTTTATGGTTTCGATTTGCCGCAGGCCAAGGCTCGCAGCGATTTCCTGGAGCGAGCATGGACGCCTCACGATAAGGTCAAGTACGCGAAGGGCGTCGGGTGCGGCATCGGCCTTTGGCGCGGCGCCGCGATAATCGGCGATTACCTCCGCATGCGGCTCGAATAATATCGCGAGCTGTGCGAGTTGTTCCCGAGGAACCGGGAGCGCAAAAGGCTCCGATGGCGGGCGCACAACCGTGTTCAACTGAATGCGATCCGGACGAATGCGCCGGGCCCATTCAGCCATTTCCCGCACTTCGGAATCGCCGGAAGTGACGCCGGCCATGAGCATCACTTCAAGCCAAATGGCATTCGAAAAGGACTGCCGGAACGCGATGAGGCCGGTAACCATCTGCTCAAACGAAATCCCCGTTACAGGACGATCGATGTACTCGAATAATTGGGCATTCCCGGCATCCAGGGATGGTAAAACGACGTCGGCCTCATGCAACGCATCTCGAACCGGTCTGTCCCAAAGCAGCGAGCCGTTTGTGATGACGGCCAAGGGAACCTTCGTCAAAGATTTGATTCTCGAAACGATATAGCCGAGCCTTGCGTGTAAGGTAGGCTCGCCTGCACCGGACAGTGTGATGTAGTCCGGCGCGGCATGCTCCACGAGATATTTCCCCAGTTCGTCCAGGATCTCGTCTGCCGGTACATATTCCTTTCGACAGGCCGTGTGGTCAGTGGTCCGGCCTTGTTCGCAGTACACGCAATCATAGGTACAGGTCTTGAACGGCATCAGGTCAACGCCCAAAGAGCGTCCCAGCCGCCGGGAAAGCACCGGACCGAAAATGTGTCTGTACTTGTGTTTTGTCATAGCACCGATGCTTCTTTCATCCCATTCTTGGCGATCAGTTCCCGTATGTGTTGACAGAGACCCGTGAAAAGCTCCCGCATTTCGGGAACGGCATCAATTGCGTTTTCTCCGCGTGAGTAAGCCTCCGCTATACGACGGTCATCCGGGATCTCCAGAAGAACAGGAATACACTCTTGCTTGCAGTACGATGTCACGCGTTCATCTCCGACGTCGCAACGGTTCACGACGACGCCGAAGGGGATTCCGACTTGGCGGACAGTCTCCACGGCGAGTCTCAGATCATGTAGTCCGAAGGGCGTTGGTTCGGTGACGAGGACGACAACGTCCGTGTCCTTAATGGCCGCAATGACCGGGCATGAGGTACCGGGTGGCGCATCAATGATGACTATCCCGTTGGCAGGAGCCGCGGCCTTGGTTGCCCGAATGAGTGGGGGCGACATTGCCGCGCCAACCTTGAGACGGCCCTGTACGAACGCCACGCCGTTTGCGTAACCTGTTTCGACTACGCCGATAGCGTGATCGGTCTCGGATATGGCGCGCGCGGCACATGCCATCCTACAGCCGCCGCAGCCGTGGCATAGTTCCGCAAACACCAGCACTTTGCCTTTTACACACGCGATGGCGTTGTAGCGGCACACTTCCGCGCATCGACCGCACCCCGTGCATTTCTCCTTGTCTACGACGGGGACGGGAATTCCTACACTCTTGACGGTTTCTATGTTGGGCTTCAGGAAGATGTGGCCGTTGGGCTCCTCCACGTCGCAGTCGACATACGTGACGGGACCTTCCGTCACGCCCGCCAAATTCACGGCGATCGTTGTCTTTCCCGTGCCGCCTTTTCCTGAAGCAATAGCGATTCTCATAGTATTTTCTGCTCCGCGTTAGGGGGAATCAGGACCGCCGCTGAAATCACCGTGGTCCAGCGTCCGTCCTTGTCGCCGAGGGCCGACTGTGTGATGCTGGTCGTCCGGACGAACTTGCCGCTGATGCGCCAAATCTCGCGCTTTTCATCCCAGCTCTTGTCCGGATCGAACTCGACGCCCAACACGGTCGCCAACATCTCGGCCGCCAAGTCTTCCGCGTCCTTCGCGGCTTTTGAGGTTCAGGAAGATGCTTCCCAGTCCAAGCCCATAAGCCCGGCTTTGCGACCAGTCATATCCGTCGATATATTTCGCCTCGTTGAAAGCTGTTTCCGCATTCGTTTGGCCGGCGACCGCGAGATACCCGTTGCTGGACAGCAATCGCTGGTAATTGCCCTTGTTCTGCAACGCGAGCAGGTTTGGCAACGCGCCGGACTTGAGCATGCCGTCAATGAGGGTGGGTTCAACCCCGTCGAAACCCAAAATCACGACCCTCCCGCGCTGGGCCCTCCCGCCAATGTCCGAGGCAGCGGCAAATGTTCGCTTCTGTTTTCCAGCAACACCGGCAATGGCCAGAGGCGCCAATACCGAGGATGTCCGCGCCAGAAACGAACGCCGGGTGATGCGGCTGGTTGTCCTGTGCTCTTTCAAGCCCAATGCCCTTCGACGTTTGGCGCATCGGCTGGGACGAGCGTACCCGACTTAAATGCTTCAATGGCTTCGGCAACTGTACCTTGTCCACCGACAATCACCTTGATGCCTGCGGCGGAGAGGGTTCTGAACGCCTTCGGCCCACAGTTTCCCGTGATGACGACGTCCGCGCCAAGGCGAGATACGGTTTCGGCGGACTGAATGCCCGCGCCTTGGGCTGCGCTCAAGTTCTGCACGTTGTCATGCGCCTGAAAGGCGCCGCTCTCGGAATCGACGGCAATGAAGAACGCAGCGCGTCCGAAGCGGGGATCAACTTGCGCGTCAAGCGTCTTGCCCGATGCAGAAACAACGATAATCATTTTCTTCTCCAAGTGGTTGACTGCAAAGTTGGGAGATAGATGGCTCACTTATTTGTGTGGGCATTTCTTCTTGCACAGAGACGGACACTTCTTCAGGACCATGAACCAGTCAAGAACCTTTGTATCGGCGTCGGGCTTCTCTACGCGTTCCTTGGCCGTGCCACACGAGCCGGGTGGCGGGACGATCACGTCGTCGCCGGGTTGCCAGTTCGCGGGCGTGGCGATTTCGTACTTGTCCGAGTGTTGCATGGCGACCAGAAGTCGCTTGATCTCCTGCATGTTGCGCCCGTTGCTGAGCGGGTAGTAGAAGAGCGCCCGGACGATGCCTTTCGGGTCGATGATGAAGACCGCGCGCACGGCCTGCGTATTGCTCGCACCGGGTTGCAGCATCCCGAATTTTCGCGAGACTTCCATCGTAAGGTCGCTGATGACGGGGAACATGACCTCGACGCCCTTCATGCCGTTGTACTCGATCTTCTCCTTGATCGTTCTAAGCCACGCGATATGGCTGTACGTGCTGTCGATGGACAATCCCAGAAGTTCACAGTTCAGGTCCTTGAACTCCTGCGCCATCGAGGCAAACGTCATGAACTCCGTGGTGCACACGGGCGTGAAGTCCGCCGGGTGCGAGAAGAAGACAACCCATTTCCCCTTGTAGCACTTGGGGAAGTCGATCTCCCCTTGGGTGGTCTCCGCTTTGAACGAAGGCGCTTGTTCACCTATGAGGGGGAGGCGTTCAATCTGCTGTTCCATGATGTGTTCCTTTCGTTTGGTTTAGAAACGGGCTTCTTCGAAAACTGCAAACACGGACTACTTGTCCGGAAACATGTCCGGCCGCAAACCGATATTCACAATGCTGCACGCCTGGATAGGATGCAGTCCGAGGGCCTCGGCTTCTCTGACAAGGTCAGCGTCTTCCGAGCCGGGGTTGAGGAAGAACTCCTGCGGCGCCTTCGCCGCAATGGCCGCCAGCATGGCCTTGCCCACCTTCGGGGGCACGTACATGGAGATGCGGTCAATGGGGCCTGGAATATCGGCAATCGAGGCATAAGTCCGCAAACCCTCCACCTCCGGAACGCTCGGGTTCACGGGATAGACGGTCCACCCGCCTTGTTTGAATGCACGCACGGCTTTGTTGCCGTACTTGCTACGGTCTGCCGAAGCACCAACGATGGCGATAGTCTTACTCATGATCAGGTCTCCAATGGACAATGGAACAGCGACTCAATTCAGAAATAGAGATCACGTTGGTCAGTCTCTGCAATACAACGTAAGCGCCTTAGTAATTCCGCCTTCTGGGGTGTCTCGGCAAGTTTCCGGATCTCGCGCGTAATCGCGCGTTCTCCAGCCTCGCGGGTCTCCGGTGTGGCATAATCCACGAGATACTCCGTCAGGGTGGTTATAGCATTCGGCGTACAGAAGTTTTGAATGAACCCCGGTATGGCGAACTCCATGAAGTGCTTGCCGGTGCGTCCCAAACGATAGCACGCGGTGCAAAAACTGGGGAGGTACCCGTCCTGGAGTAGTTCGCGCATGACTTCATCGAGAGAGCGAATATCGCCGAGCAAGAACTGCTCGCGTTCCATGATCTGGGCATCGCCCACTTCCGTGTATCCACCCAACTCGACCCGGCTTCCGGCATCGATCTGCGAGACGCCGAACGCCATTACTTCGCGCCGCAACTCAGGCTTCTCTCGCGCTGTCAAAATCATGCCTGTGTACGGCACAGACAACCGCAGAATGGCGACCAAGCGTTTGAAGTCGCGATCGCTAACAAGATAA
It includes:
- a CDS encoding methyltransferase domain-containing protein, coding for MASGKRHFDLKAVTWDEEPRRVQLAKDLFAAITDTVVLNPCIAVLDFGCGTGLLTLQLATQGGHVTGVDSSQGMLDVLEDKVRHYQNDNVITR
- a CDS encoding tyrosine-protein phosphatase; this encodes MRKAIKIVAILVGAVALVLAVPLWMYFPGHNFRTVEKGAFYGSRQMSGKALEAAIKKRGIQTVINLRGHNPGAPWYDNEVAVCRKLGVAHEDFAWSKGRLPDPESLARFVAVIESGKKPFLAHCEGGTHRTGVAAACYLLLQGADTATARRQFGPMFKNAPIGQVVDLYEGSNMPFKQWVREVYPARYASPKSSQALDSESEMGHLCAAC
- a CDS encoding iron-sulfur cluster carrier protein MrpORP, with amino-acid sequence MECTNTEGFSEVARDHATRPRNYGLLDNWNAHACITGPCGDTVEIWLRVENGMIRAATFTTTGCEPSRACGSMATELVVGRPIQSALEIKPADIVGKLEPFPDDHRHCALLAANVMKAAAQDFLDRQKTGSCGSCATDSCSAKGRRQGESEQDYLDRQELARRLCQIKHKVLVLSGKGGVGKSTVAVNLAVSLSLAGKHVGLLDVDIHGPSIPKMLHLEGAPVMNEGSTILPIEVGDMKVLSIGFFLRSTDDAVIWRGPMKMGVIKQFLKDTDWGELDYLVIDSPPGTGDEPLSVCQLIENADGAVIVTTPQDVSVADVRRSIGFCRQLGLPVLGVVENMSGFVCPHCSEVTHIFKTGGGERMANDMGVPFLGRIPLDPQVAEACDAGAPYVHHYARSETAKAFERVIQPILALDGAKTPTQTKEEIKPMRIALPIADGRLAMHFGHCEQFALVDVDPPTKRIIKTEMVDAPEHQPGLLPRWLGEKGANVIIAGGMGSRAQSLFAEQGIQVVVGAPADAIEDLVKAYLEGALQSGENVCDH
- a CDS encoding aminotransferase class I/II-fold pyridoxal phosphate-dependent enzyme, which gives rise to MRPDPLTPYGNRPMVTPIVNAVNYEYTSFEVLRQITDGEIDGYTYHRDDNPTVRVVEKKIAALEEAEDCVVCTSGMAACTMVFLTYLQTGDHVILFHDTYGANYKVSLILERLGVAFTWIDADDADQIGDRIQPNTRMIFLETPTNPLCKIIDVAAMREAADTVGAMVVVDNTFATPYHQNPLVLGADLVVHSATKALGGHNDLMAGAITGSKEHYNRLWFTRQAIGTTLDAYSAFLLDRGLKTFELRAEAMARGAQAIAEFLEEHPKVSRVSYPGLASHPNHAVALRQMHRGFGGMIAFDVGQDEEHAKRFIAALQRIYHAVSLGATESLICIPHLTTMLYLPPERRTTFGVRKNTVRLSVGIEPPDKLLADLKQALACVAEGIATHE
- a CDS encoding ferritin codes for the protein MLSDKMLKALNDQITKEFHSAYLYMAMSAYFEGENLPGFAKWMRLQAQEESCHALIFFNYTCERGGKVTLGAVDAPPTTFKSAVDVFEKTLAHEQFITDSINKLMDLAIKESDHATRAMLQWFVTEQVEEEANASQILARLHMMKGGGNGLLMMDGGLGSRTFAVPSPLAGKL
- a CDS encoding ATP-binding protein, which translates into the protein MKELVVISGKGGTGKTSVVAAFASLASNKVLADCDVDAADLHLVLQPEVRSRHEFRCGHEAAINPQTCKGCGFCLSQCRFEAIQPVVAKAGIVYRVEPLACEGCGVCVDVCPAKAIDFPERLAGEWCLSDTRHGPMVHARLGIAAENSGKLVSLVRQQARRLAQNENKDLVLVDGPPGIGCPVIASITGASLVLIVTEPTLSGQHDLKRVAELARHFHIPTVACINKWDLNPGMSEAIEASALALGAKPLGRIRYDRAVTAAQVAGKSVLEFSSDGVSRDIKDLWIGIESLLGSDDSSKDTV
- a CDS encoding radical SAM protein, which codes for MTKHKYRHIFGPVLSRRLGRSLGVDLMPFKTCTYDCVYCEQGRTTDHTACRKEYVPADEILDELGKYLVEHAAPDYITLSGAGEPTLHARLGYIVSRIKSLTKVPLAVITNGSLLWDRPVRDALHEADVVLPSLDAGNAQLFEYIDRPVTGISFEQMVTGLIAFRQSFSNAIWLEVMLMAGVTSGDSEVREMAEWARRIRPDRIQLNTVVRPPSEPFALPVPREQLAQLAILFEPHAEVIADYRGAAPKADAAPDALRVLDLIVRRPCSLQEIAASLGLRQIETIKLVEGLIGQGKIVQRRFASGVFFEYVHDANEEVIS
- a CDS encoding ATP-binding protein, which gives rise to MRIAIASGKGGTGKTTIAVNLAGVTEGPVTYVDCDVEEPNGHIFLKPNIETVKSVGIPVPVVDKEKCTGCGRCAEVCRYNAIACVKGKVLVFAELCHGCGGCRMACAARAISETDHAIGVVETGYANGVAFVQGRLKVGAAMSPPLIRATKAAAPANGIVIIDAPPGTSCPVIAAIKDTDVVVLVTEPTPFGLHDLRLAVETVRQVGIPFGVVVNRCDVGDERVTSYCKQECIPVLLEIPDDRRIAEAYSRGENAIDAVPEMRELFTGLCQHIRELIAKNGMKEASVL
- a CDS encoding NifB/NifX family molybdenum-iron cluster-binding protein translates to MIIVVSASGKTLDAQVDPRFGRAAFFIAVDSESGAFQAHDNVQNLSAAQGAGIQSAETVSRLGADVVITGNCGPKAFRTLSAAGIKVIVGGQGTVAEAIEAFKSGTLVPADAPNVEGHWA
- a CDS encoding peroxiredoxin, which produces MEQQIERLPLIGEQAPSFKAETTQGEIDFPKCYKGKWVVFFSHPADFTPVCTTEFMTFASMAQEFKDLNCELLGLSIDSTYSHIAWLRTIKEKIEYNGMKGVEVMFPVISDLTMEVSRKFGMLQPGASNTQAVRAVFIIDPKGIVRALFYYPLSNGRNMQEIKRLLVAMQHSDKYEIATPANWQPGDDVIVPPPGSCGTAKERVEKPDADTKVLDWFMVLKKCPSLCKKKCPHK
- a CDS encoding CoA-binding protein, yielding MSKTIAIVGASADRSKYGNKAVRAFKQGGWTVYPVNPSVPEVEGLRTYASIADIPGPIDRISMYVPPKVGKAMLAAIAAKAPQEFFLNPGSEDADLVREAEALGLHPIQACSIVNIGLRPDMFPDK